One Actinomycetota bacterium DNA segment encodes these proteins:
- the mfd gene encoding transcription-repair coupling factor — protein sequence MPLRSLPELLRTDELPGPAVGARVLAVPEAARAFVLAGLSGATGHHPLVVAVPTTTDAERLAHDLRAYLGPDEVDIFPAWETLPFERVSPSVETMGRRLRVMWRLRDPARMPRLLVAPVRALVQRLGPHVEDVEPVVLEPGARGVDPAELAAVLVAAGYRREYQVEHRGEVAVRGSIVDVFPSTATAPVRIDLWDDEVDRLNEFSVTDQRSTVDVERIELFPCRELLSTDEVRDRAARLVGAEPWGREQWERLAEGATFEGMESWLPWLTEGEHVLFDLVGRDAEVALVEPRRMRDRAAELLDEEAALAATLAQTWGATSHASKAASPDGDWPRLHLPFDRLLTHTDAPVRTIATAPEGPGTAVVTASGWDPVMGDGARLAKQLRELLADGFRVVVAADGKGSAGRLAQLLADEGVALPLVERGERLPPGGSIVVEALERGFVLPAAKLAVLSESDVTGRRRAHRPPRPRRSQDGTGFFEDLQPGDYVVHYQHGVARYGGMVKRTISGAERDYLLLEYRGGDKLYVPSDQIDAVRHYTGGETPTLHRLGGSEWQRTKSRVRAAVREVTQELVLLYRRRITSPGHAFAADSPWQHELEDGFVYQETPDQLKAIVDVKSDMEEPVPMDRLVCGDVGFGKTEVAIRATFKAVQDGTQVAVLVPTTLLAQQHYGTFGDRFAGYPVRVEVLSRFLTPAQAKKVVDGVGDGTVDVVIGTHRLLSGDVHFKRLGLLVVDEEQRFGVTHKEAMKALKTDVDVLTLTATPIPRTLELSLTGIRDLTLLNTPPAERQPILTYVGEYDERAVAESIRRELLREGQVFFVHNRVLDIDRVAGQLRDLVPEARVAVAHGQMDEGTLERVVLDFWEGDYDVLVCTTIIESGIDMPTVNTLVVDRADLMGLGQLHQLRGRVGRAGQRAYAYLFFPPDRALSEEAYERLKTIGEHTELGSGFKIAMRDLEIRGAGNLLGADQSGHIAAVGYDLYVQMVTEAVAELKGEVPREPAEVKLDLPVHANLPKDYVSREELRLEAYRRLAAVTTEAEVDDIRAEWVDRYGPVPGPAEALLSVARLRAECARTGVRELSVAKNVARILPLTLKTSQTMRLTRLAKGAVYKEDLAQVVVPLPPGTDPAPFLVDLLRQLVDQQVASTPP from the coding sequence ATGCCCCTGCGGTCCCTGCCCGAGCTCTTGCGCACCGACGAGCTGCCCGGGCCCGCCGTCGGTGCCCGGGTGCTGGCGGTCCCCGAGGCGGCGCGCGCCTTCGTGCTCGCCGGGCTCTCGGGCGCGACGGGCCACCACCCGCTCGTCGTGGCCGTGCCGACCACCACCGACGCGGAGCGCCTCGCCCACGACCTGCGTGCCTACCTGGGCCCCGACGAGGTCGACATCTTCCCCGCGTGGGAGACGCTCCCGTTCGAGCGGGTCAGCCCCAGCGTCGAGACGATGGGACGTCGCCTGCGCGTGATGTGGCGCCTGCGTGACCCGGCGCGCATGCCCCGGCTGCTCGTGGCGCCCGTGCGGGCCCTCGTGCAGCGCCTGGGCCCGCACGTCGAGGACGTGGAGCCCGTCGTGCTCGAGCCCGGCGCGCGCGGCGTCGACCCGGCCGAGCTCGCGGCGGTCCTGGTCGCCGCCGGCTACCGCCGCGAGTACCAGGTGGAGCACCGGGGCGAGGTGGCGGTGCGCGGCTCCATCGTCGACGTCTTCCCGTCCACCGCCACCGCGCCGGTCCGCATCGACCTGTGGGACGACGAGGTCGACCGCCTGAACGAGTTCTCGGTCACCGATCAGCGCTCGACGGTCGACGTCGAACGGATCGAGCTGTTCCCGTGCCGCGAGCTGCTGTCCACCGACGAGGTGCGCGACCGGGCGGCGCGGCTTGTCGGAGCCGAGCCGTGGGGCCGTGAGCAGTGGGAGCGGCTGGCCGAGGGCGCCACGTTCGAGGGCATGGAGTCGTGGCTGCCATGGCTCACCGAGGGTGAGCACGTGCTGTTCGACCTGGTGGGGCGCGACGCCGAGGTCGCATTGGTGGAGCCGCGCCGCATGCGTGATCGCGCGGCCGAGCTGCTCGACGAAGAAGCCGCGCTGGCGGCGACCCTCGCGCAGACATGGGGCGCGACCTCACACGCGTCGAAGGCTGCGAGCCCCGACGGCGACTGGCCGCGCCTCCACCTGCCCTTCGACCGCCTGCTCACGCACACCGATGCGCCCGTCCGCACGATCGCGACCGCACCGGAGGGCCCGGGCACGGCAGTCGTCACCGCAAGCGGATGGGACCCGGTGATGGGCGACGGTGCCCGTCTGGCGAAACAGCTCCGCGAGCTGCTGGCCGACGGCTTCCGCGTGGTCGTCGCGGCGGACGGCAAGGGCTCCGCCGGTCGCCTCGCCCAGCTGCTCGCCGACGAAGGCGTGGCGCTCCCGTTGGTCGAGCGCGGCGAGCGCCTGCCTCCCGGCGGGAGCATCGTCGTCGAGGCCCTCGAGCGCGGGTTCGTGCTGCCCGCGGCCAAGCTGGCCGTGCTGTCGGAGAGCGACGTCACCGGCCGCCGGCGGGCCCATCGCCCGCCCCGCCCCCGGCGCAGCCAGGACGGCACCGGGTTCTTCGAGGACCTGCAGCCGGGCGACTACGTCGTCCACTATCAGCACGGCGTCGCGCGGTACGGCGGGATGGTGAAGCGCACGATCAGCGGCGCGGAGCGCGACTACCTGCTGCTCGAGTACCGCGGCGGCGACAAGCTCTATGTGCCCTCCGACCAGATCGACGCCGTGCGTCACTACACGGGCGGGGAGACGCCGACGCTGCACCGCCTCGGCGGCTCCGAGTGGCAGCGCACCAAGAGCCGGGTACGAGCCGCGGTGCGCGAGGTGACCCAAGAGCTGGTGCTGCTGTACCGCCGCCGCATCACCTCCCCCGGTCACGCGTTCGCAGCGGACTCGCCTTGGCAGCACGAGTTGGAGGACGGGTTCGTCTACCAGGAGACGCCGGACCAGCTCAAGGCGATCGTCGACGTCAAGAGCGACATGGAGGAACCGGTGCCAATGGACCGCCTCGTGTGCGGCGACGTCGGCTTCGGCAAGACCGAGGTCGCCATCCGCGCCACGTTCAAGGCGGTGCAGGACGGTACGCAGGTGGCCGTGCTCGTGCCCACCACCCTGCTCGCGCAACAGCACTACGGCACATTCGGTGACCGCTTCGCGGGCTACCCCGTGCGCGTCGAGGTGCTCTCACGCTTTCTCACGCCCGCCCAGGCGAAGAAGGTGGTCGACGGGGTGGGCGACGGGACGGTCGACGTCGTGATCGGCACCCATCGCCTGCTGAGCGGCGACGTGCACTTCAAGCGACTCGGCCTCCTGGTGGTCGACGAGGAGCAGCGCTTCGGTGTGACCCACAAGGAGGCGATGAAGGCGCTGAAGACCGACGTCGACGTGCTCACCCTGACCGCCACACCGATCCCGCGCACGCTGGAGTTGAGCCTCACGGGCATCCGCGACCTCACCCTGCTCAACACGCCGCCCGCGGAGCGTCAGCCCATCCTGACCTATGTGGGTGAGTACGACGAACGCGCGGTGGCCGAGTCCATCCGACGCGAGCTGCTACGCGAGGGGCAGGTCTTCTTCGTGCACAACCGGGTGCTGGACATCGATCGCGTCGCCGGCCAACTTCGCGATCTCGTGCCCGAGGCGCGCGTCGCCGTCGCGCACGGCCAGATGGACGAGGGCACGCTCGAGCGCGTCGTCCTCGACTTCTGGGAGGGCGACTACGACGTGCTCGTGTGCACGACGATCATCGAGTCGGGCATCGACATGCCGACCGTGAATACGCTCGTCGTCGATCGCGCCGACCTGATGGGCCTCGGACAGCTGCATCAGCTGCGCGGCCGTGTCGGACGCGCCGGTCAGCGCGCCTACGCCTATCTCTTCTTTCCACCGGACCGCGCCCTGTCCGAGGAGGCCTACGAGCGGCTGAAGACGATCGGCGAGCACACCGAGCTCGGGTCGGGCTTCAAGATCGCGATGCGCGACCTCGAGATCCGCGGCGCGGGCAATCTGCTCGGCGCCGACCAGTCGGGCCACATCGCGGCGGTCGGCTACGACCTCTACGTGCAGATGGTCACCGAAGCGGTGGCCGAGCTGAAGGGCGAGGTGCCCCGTGAGCCTGCGGAGGTGAAGCTCGACCTGCCGGTCCATGCCAACCTGCCCAAGGACTACGTGTCGCGCGAAGAGCTGCGGCTCGAGGCCTACCGCCGCCTCGCCGCGGTTACGACGGAGGCGGAGGTGGACGACATCCGCGCCGAGTGGGTCGACCGTTACGGGCCCGTCCCCGGGCCCGCCGAGGCGCTGCTCTCTGTGGCTCGTCTGCGCGCCGAGTGTGCCCGGACGGGCGTGCGTGAGCTGTCGGTCGCCAAGAACGTGGCCCGCATCCTGCCGCTGACGCTGAAGACCTCACAGACGATGCGCCTGACGCGCCTCGCCAAGGGGGCCGTCTACAAGGAGGACCTCGCTCAGGTCGTCGTGCCGTTGCCCCCGGGCACCGACCCTGCGCCCTTTCTGGTCGACCTGCTGCGCCAACTGGTGGACCAGCAAGTAGCATCGACGCCACCGTGA
- a CDS encoding aminoacyl-tRNA hydrolase has translation MLRSRTGTPADLLAVGLGNPGADYEGHRHNVGADVVGRLAARHGGRLKRGKERALVAEVRVGGRLLALAFPQTYYNDSGLAVAPLVRRHGVDDMARLVVVHDELDLPVGRMQVKQGGGLAGNKGLASIRAHLHSTDFLRVRIGVGKPPGRMEGAEHVLKRPGKAERTELDVVVEEAADAVEAILAEGPEAAMNRFNRRER, from the coding sequence CTGCTCCGGTCGCGCACCGGCACGCCGGCCGATCTCCTCGCGGTCGGCCTCGGCAACCCCGGTGCGGACTACGAAGGCCACCGCCACAACGTGGGAGCCGACGTCGTCGGGCGCCTAGCCGCGCGCCATGGAGGCCGGCTGAAGCGGGGGAAGGAGCGCGCGCTGGTTGCCGAGGTGCGCGTCGGCGGCCGCCTACTGGCGCTCGCGTTCCCGCAGACCTACTACAACGACTCGGGGCTCGCCGTCGCCCCGCTCGTGCGGCGGCACGGCGTCGACGACATGGCCCGCCTCGTCGTCGTCCACGACGAGCTCGACCTGCCGGTGGGACGGATGCAGGTGAAGCAGGGCGGGGGGCTGGCCGGGAACAAGGGCCTGGCTTCGATCAGGGCCCATCTCCACTCGACCGACTTCCTGCGGGTCCGCATCGGCGTGGGCAAGCCACCGGGACGCATGGAGGGTGCCGAGCACGTGCTGAAGCGACCGGGCAAGGCGGAGCGCACGGAGCTCGACGTGGTCGTGGAGGAGGCTGCGGATGCGGTCGAGGCGATCCTGGCCGAGGGGCCCGAAGCCGCCATGAATCGCTTCAACCGACGCGAGCGTTAG
- a CDS encoding 50S ribosomal protein L25, with translation MEEVTLLADSSRALGSRPARRLRSLGQVPAVLYGHGIDPVPLAVDGRQLRTALTGESGLNALINLDVDGTKHLAMARHLQRHPVRGNVSHVDFVIVRRDEVVTAEIPVHLVGEATEVLNEDGIVDQPLFTLTIRAKPADIPGNIEVDVSNLRIGDTIRVADLRLPAGVETEQGPDEPVAVGQPPRVEEVPEVPEGEEAELEEGAEGAAPAEGEAGATGESAEGEKAESGSEG, from the coding sequence ATGGAAGAAGTCACCCTCCTCGCCGATTCGAGCCGCGCGCTCGGCAGCCGCCCGGCGCGGCGCCTGCGCTCGCTGGGCCAGGTCCCCGCCGTGCTCTACGGCCACGGCATCGATCCCGTTCCGTTGGCGGTCGACGGTCGCCAGCTGCGCACCGCGCTCACGGGAGAGTCCGGGCTCAACGCGCTCATCAACCTCGACGTCGACGGCACCAAGCACCTCGCGATGGCGCGCCACCTCCAGCGCCATCCCGTGCGCGGCAACGTGTCGCACGTCGACTTCGTGATCGTGCGACGCGACGAGGTCGTGACCGCGGAGATACCGGTGCACCTGGTGGGCGAGGCGACCGAGGTCCTCAACGAGGACGGCATCGTCGACCAGCCGCTCTTCACCCTCACCATCCGGGCCAAGCCCGCGGACATCCCCGGCAACATCGAGGTCGACGTGAGCAACCTCAGGATCGGCGACACCATCCGGGTGGCCGACCTGCGCCTGCCGGCCGGCGTCGAGACCGAGCAGGGGCCCGACGAGCCCGTCGCCGTGGGTCAGCCGCCGCGGGTGGAAGAGGTGCCCGAGGTGCCGGAGGGCGAGGAGGCGGAACTCGAGGAGGGCGCCGAGGGTGCCGCGCCCGCCGAGGGCGAGGCCGGCGCGACCGGCGAGTCCGCCGAGGGCGAAAAGGCCGAGAGCGGCAGCGAGGGCTAA
- a CDS encoding ribose-phosphate diphosphokinase, which translates to MELVTKKRLQLFSGRSHTPLAEEIAAHLDVTLGEANLSQFANGELHCRFGESIRGSDVFILQTHSRPVNEAVMEQLIMIDAAKRASAKRITAVCPFYGYARQDRKASGREPITAKLVADMLRTAGANRIVSVDLHSGQIQGFFDGPVDHLTAMPVLVDYLHREVDGDLTIVSPDAGRINVAERFSQHLDADLAFVYKRRRKDVHNVVEAREVIGDVDGRHCVIVDDMIDTASTLCAAAEILTERGATCVWAMATHGVLSDPATDRLKNSPIERVVITNTLPLPPEKQIDKIEVLSVAKIIADAVDAVFEDTSVSEIFGGENQS; encoded by the coding sequence ATGGAGCTCGTCACCAAGAAGCGCCTGCAGCTGTTCTCGGGCCGGTCGCATACACCGCTCGCCGAGGAGATCGCCGCCCACCTCGACGTGACGCTCGGCGAGGCCAACCTCTCGCAGTTCGCCAACGGCGAGCTGCATTGCCGCTTCGGCGAGTCGATCCGCGGATCCGACGTCTTCATCCTCCAGACGCACTCGCGCCCGGTCAACGAGGCGGTCATGGAGCAGCTCATCATGATCGACGCGGCCAAGCGGGCATCCGCGAAGCGCATCACCGCCGTGTGTCCCTTCTACGGCTACGCCCGCCAGGACCGCAAAGCGTCGGGTCGAGAGCCGATCACGGCCAAGCTCGTCGCCGACATGCTGCGCACCGCGGGCGCCAACCGCATCGTCAGCGTCGACCTGCACTCGGGCCAGATCCAGGGCTTCTTCGACGGGCCCGTCGATCACCTGACGGCCATGCCGGTGCTGGTCGACTACCTGCACCGCGAGGTCGACGGCGACCTCACCATCGTCTCGCCCGACGCAGGCCGGATCAACGTGGCCGAGCGCTTCAGCCAGCACCTCGACGCCGACCTCGCCTTCGTCTACAAGCGCCGTCGCAAGGACGTGCACAACGTCGTGGAGGCGCGCGAGGTCATCGGCGACGTCGACGGGCGGCACTGCGTGATCGTCGACGACATGATCGACACCGCCTCGACGCTGTGCGCGGCCGCCGAGATCCTCACCGAGCGGGGCGCGACGTGCGTGTGGGCCATGGCCACGCACGGCGTGCTCTCCGACCCCGCCACCGACCGTCTGAAGAACTCGCCGATCGAGCGGGTGGTGATCACCAACACGTTGCCGCTGCCGCCCGAGAAGCAGATCGACAAGATCGAGGTGCTCTCGGTGGCAAAGATCATCGCGGACGCCGTCGACGCGGTCTTCGAGGACACGTCGGTGTCGGAGATCTTCGGCGGCGAGAACCAGTCCTAG
- the glmU gene encoding bifunctional UDP-N-acetylglucosamine diphosphorylase/glucosamine-1-phosphate N-acetyltransferase GlmU (forms a homotrimer; catalyzes the acetylation of glucosamine-1-phosphate and uridylation of N-acetylglucosamine-1-phosphate to produce UDP-GlcNAc; function in cell wall synthesis): MSARRPLWVVLMAAGEGTRMRSERPKPLHVLCGRAMLLHILDALSELPIDRTVVVVGHAAERITKTLLEQGPPGLPIEFVEQHRQRGTGDAAGIAMTALPEDDTFDDGDVMVLPGDTPLARLVQAHRESDAAATLLTARPDDATGYGRVIRGRDDRVVRVVEQGDATPSELAVDEVNTSIYCFRRSVLAPALRRLSPDNNQGEYYLTDVVEVLHDAGYEVSSVVADDPGEITGVNDRVQLAAAEAELRRRTNERWMRQGVTMLDPDRTYVDATVELQADVTLFPGTMLHGRTVVGAGARIGPDVRLVDCMVGRNAVVSHSVGHDAEIGDDAVVGPFAVLEPGCQIAPGARTGPFYNATAGDD, encoded by the coding sequence ATGAGCGCGAGACGGCCGTTGTGGGTGGTGCTCATGGCGGCGGGCGAGGGCACTCGGATGAGGTCGGAGCGGCCGAAGCCCCTGCACGTGCTCTGTGGTCGGGCCATGTTGCTGCACATCCTCGACGCGCTGTCCGAGCTGCCGATCGATCGCACCGTCGTCGTCGTCGGTCACGCCGCCGAGCGCATCACCAAGACGCTGCTCGAGCAGGGCCCGCCGGGTCTCCCCATCGAGTTCGTCGAACAACACCGGCAGCGGGGGACGGGCGACGCAGCCGGCATCGCCATGACCGCCCTGCCCGAGGACGACACGTTCGACGACGGCGACGTCATGGTGCTTCCCGGCGACACGCCTCTCGCCCGCCTGGTGCAGGCGCACCGCGAGAGCGATGCCGCGGCCACGCTGCTCACTGCGCGTCCCGACGACGCAACGGGCTACGGCCGCGTGATCCGAGGTCGTGACGACCGGGTGGTGCGGGTGGTCGAGCAGGGCGACGCAACCCCGAGCGAGCTCGCGGTCGACGAGGTCAACACGTCGATCTACTGCTTCCGCCGCAGCGTGCTCGCGCCCGCGCTCCGGCGCCTGAGCCCCGACAACAACCAGGGCGAGTACTACCTCACCGACGTCGTCGAGGTCCTGCACGACGCGGGTTACGAGGTGTCGTCGGTCGTGGCCGACGACCCCGGTGAGATCACCGGTGTGAACGACCGGGTGCAGCTGGCCGCGGCGGAGGCCGAGCTGCGGCGCCGCACCAACGAGCGATGGATGAGGCAGGGCGTGACCATGCTCGACCCCGATCGCACCTACGTCGACGCCACGGTGGAGCTGCAGGCCGACGTGACTCTGTTCCCGGGCACGATGCTGCACGGGCGCACGGTGGTCGGAGCGGGAGCCCGCATCGGGCCCGACGTGCGGCTGGTCGACTGCATGGTCGGTCGCAACGCGGTGGTGAGCCATTCGGTGGGCCATGACGCGGAGATCGGTGACGACGCGGTGGTCGGTCCGTTCGCCGTCCTGGAACCAGGCTGCCAAATCGCTCCGGGGGCACGTACGGGTCCGTTCTACAATGCAACTGCCGGCGACGACTAA
- a CDS encoding response regulator transcription factor: MGDQPLRAVLCDDDATVRHVVRGVVEDCGFEVVGEAALALEALVLAEMTKAHVLVLDLSLKGVSGTDVIPAVRTAAPGTQIVVYTAFDTLARLAEEEGVADVVRKDEPEKLEAALRRVAAEHGHFVTHP; encoded by the coding sequence ATGGGTGATCAGCCGCTTCGAGCCGTCCTCTGTGACGACGACGCCACCGTTCGCCACGTGGTGCGTGGCGTCGTCGAGGACTGTGGTTTCGAGGTGGTGGGAGAGGCCGCCCTGGCGCTGGAGGCTCTCGTGCTGGCGGAGATGACCAAGGCGCACGTGCTCGTGCTGGACCTCTCGCTCAAGGGCGTGAGCGGTACTGACGTGATCCCCGCAGTCAGGACGGCCGCACCCGGCACCCAGATCGTCGTCTACACCGCGTTCGACACGCTCGCCCGACTGGCCGAGGAGGAGGGGGTCGCGGACGTGGTGCGGAAGGACGAGCCCGAGAAGCTCGAGGCCGCGCTCCGTCGCGTTGCCGCAGAGCACGGGCATTTCGTCACGCACCCCTGA